In the Topomyia yanbarensis strain Yona2022 chromosome 3, ASM3024719v1, whole genome shotgun sequence genome, one interval contains:
- the LOC131692932 gene encoding nuclear receptor coactivator 5, translating to MMSASEPVVSRVYIGGLGEQASRQDMEELFKDYEPYSDLNLLRGYGFVQFPSEEAAHLAIEGLNGKMLKGRKLTVKIAHDNRAKKGLLPRGAGGPEGQAGMVRDRSPIDGNRFADGYPPRGGYRGMYPGMEMGGFSDPMMRMHQQGPPAQPESNDCEIIVVSRDLTTYAENIESRLKRNGLTVDLLFPNDDVPIGKVLSNIASRGSYYAILITPENEERNSITVNVLYGVPAEHRNMPTDDAIMFICKDFEDKLRSEQEKTSKYRAGSMMGSSTNNSHLMYNAPPLQDKHPDPIQNMLNLLAANRQLTVLQYDRVIKYLNERKEMQIKYELGEDFDSAGASSLMDTKTKEENEKLLQRKIMDILNKPSIIAPKPKLVEPEIEKRNVSSGFSSFGGITVAMAAASATSSASSAAAPAPRSNSSIPIDGGAAPKLLHDPKVQKALDSLLLSGLGGGLKF from the exons ATGATGTCTGCCTCGGAACCAGTAGTTTCTCGTGTTTACATAGGCGGCTTGGGCGAACAGGCGTCCCGACAGGACATGGAGGAACTTTTCAAAGACTATGAACCGTATTCTGATCTGAATTTGCTGCGAGGGTACGGCTTTGTACAATTTCCTTCCGAAGAAGCGGCCCACTTGGCGATCGAAGGACTTAACGGTAAGATGTTGAAAGGGCGAAAGTTAACGGTGAAAATAGCACACGacaaccgtgcaaaaaaaggtCTTTTGCCGAGAGGAGCCGGTGGACCGGAAGGACAGGCTGGCATGGTTCGGGATAGATCTCCCATCGACGGGAACCGCTTTGCAGATGGATATCCGCCCCGAGGTGGGTATCGTGGAATGTATCCTGGAATGGAAATGGGTGGCTTTTCGGATCCAATGATGCGCATGCATCAGCAGGGCCCTCCAGCACAGCCGGAAAGCAATGATTGTGAGATTATTGTAGTTTCTAGAGATTTGAC AACCTATGCAGAAAATATAGAATCCAGACTAAAGCGAAATGGGCTGACAGTGGATCTTCTGTTCCCAAACGATGACGTTCCGATTGGTAAAGTTTTGTCCAATATCGCTTCCCGTGGCAGTTACTATGCCATACTAATCACACCGGAAAATGAGGAACGAAACAGCATAACGGTGAATGTTTTGTACGGAGTTCCAGCAGAGCATCGGAACATGCCAACTGATGATGCAATCATGTTCATTTGCAAGGATTTCGAGGATAAGCTTCGTTCGGAACAGGAGAAAACATCCAAATACCGGGCCGGCTCGATGATGGGTTCAAGCACCAATAACAGTCATTTAATGTACAATGCACCGCCGCTGCAAGATAAACATCCTGATCCGATACAAAATATGCTCAATCTTCTTGCTGCCAATCGGCAACTTACCGTTCTACAGTATGATCGAGTCATAAAATACCTGAACGAACGCAAGGAAATGCAGATCAAATATGAGCTCGGCGAAGACTTTGATTCCGCCGGTGCCAGCAGCTTGATGGATACTAAAACTAAAGAGGAAAACGAAAAGTTACTGCAGCGCAAGATTATGGACATTCTCAACAAACCGTCGATCATTGCCCCGAAGCCTAAATTAGTGGAACCGGAAATTGAAAAGCGAAACGTTTCCAGTGGATTCTCGTCTTTCGGTGGTATCACAGTGGCAATGGCGGCTGCATCTGCGACGTCCAGTGCGAGTTCGGCAGCCGCGCCCGCCCCAAGATCGAATAGCAGTATTCCGATTGATGGCGGTGCTGCGCCGAAACTGCTTCACGATCCTAAGGTACAGAAAGCACTAGATTCACTGTTGCTTTCCGGATTGGGTGGTGGGCTCAAGTTTTAA